The following are encoded together in the Phaseolus vulgaris cultivar G19833 chromosome 9, P. vulgaris v2.0, whole genome shotgun sequence genome:
- the LOC137820393 gene encoding 5'-methylthioadenosine nucleosidase-like: MAALGDQSDAPSASDQQAMAALNKPISNIVIIVAMQTEALPVVNRFQLTEDPNSPFPQGVPWVRYHGTYKDLSISLIWPGKDPVLGVDSVGTISSALVTYAAIQALQPDLIINAGTAGGFKAKGASVGDVFIVSDSAFHDRRIPIPVFDLYGVGLRKAFEAPNLVKELNLKVAKLSTGDSLDMSQQDESSIIANDATVKDMEGAAVAYVADLLKVPAIFVKAVTDIIDGDKPTAEEFLQNLAAVTAALDLAVEQVINFINGKCISEL, encoded by the exons ATGGCTGCGCTTGGAGACCAATCAGATGCTCCTTCTGCTTCTGACCAGCAAGCCATGGCTGCCTTGAACAAACCCATTTCTAACATCGTCATCATCGTTG CTATGCAGACGGAGGCACTTCCCGTTGTCAACAGGTTTCAGCTCACCGAGGATCCTAACTCTCC GTTTCCACAAGGGGTTCCTTGGGTCCGTTATCATGGGACATACAAAGATCTCAGTATAAGCTTGATCTGGCCCGGAAAAGATCCTGTTTTAG GGGTTGATAGCGTAGGCACAATATCATCTGCTCTTGTAACATATGCTGCTATTCAAGCATTACAACCAGACTTGATCATCAATGCAGGAACTGCTGGTGGCTTCAAG GCCAAAGGAGCTAGTGTTGGTGATGTGTTCATTGTATCAGATTCTGCTTTTCACGACAGAAGAATACCCATACCC GTTTTTGATCTGTACGGTGTTGGTTTACGTAAAGCCTTTGAGGCACCCAACCTTGTAAAGGAGCTTAATCTAAAG GTGGCTAAATTGTCAACAGGTGACTCTTTAGATATGTCACAGCAGGATGAATCATCCATCATTGCAAATGATGCCACAGTTAAAGATATGGAG GGAGCAGCTGTTGCTTATGTTGCTGACCTTCTGAAAGTTCCCGCAATTTTTGTAAAAGCTGTGACTGATATCATTGATGGTGACAAACCAACTGCAGAAGAATTCCTGCAAAATTTAGCAGCTGTAACTGCTGCACTCGACCTGGCAGTTGAACAagttatcaattttattaatgGAAAGTGCATATCTGAACTTTGA